Below is a window of Sulfurisphaera ohwakuensis DNA.
TCATTAGCTTTAGCTGAAGTTAATTCTATTCAAATAGGTCTAGGAATGTTAGAATTACTATTACCGTATCTTTCTCTAGAGTATTTATGGTATTTAGTTATTATAGTATCTCTTTTACCTCTTTTAATTTTGATTAACGTGAGATAACATTTTAATATTGAGCGAGTAAGTAAGCAAGTGAATGCTGATCAGATTCATATGTTAACTAAAAATGCACTAAGAGGAGATATTAAGAGTTTAGAGGCACTTCTAGATTTTTTAGAGAAGTTTAATGCTCCTATATCTAAGTTTGCTATGTATTCTATATTATATCAAGTAATAATGAATAATTTTCTTGATTTAGGAAAGTACTGTGAGGAATGTGGAGGAAAATGTTGCAAACTCGGTCTTCCAGTCCCGGTTTATCACTTTGATTATAAGGAATTAAAAGCAAGACTAAGTAAAGAGGAACTAAAAAACTTGAGAAAACATAACGGATTTTATACACTTTCTAGACCTTGTCCTTTTCAAGATAGTTGGAAGTGTAAGATACATGAATTTAAGCCTTATGCGTGTATGTCTTATCCTTTTGCTACTGAAGACGAGCAGAAAGATGTAATGGAAAGCTACAAGGATGGTATACCTGATTTTAAAGTACCAGATTTTTGTATTGCTGGTAAGAAAGTTAAAGAATTCATGGACGAAATAGTTAACAAGTTACGAGTTAAATTAGGAAGAGATCCTACTCCAAGGGAAATGCTTAATGAAGTATTAACAAAGTTTTAAAATTAATTAATAGTTAGGTATAAAAAATTCTAATCATAAGTAATGGCGTGAACAATGTAAATAGGCTTGCTATTATTGGTGCATTTAGAGCTTTTGGTGGATCTTTAATTTGGCCGTTTACTGGTTATGCGCTTTTTACAGTTTTTAACATACCATTATCTTTTATTGCAATTTACTATGCCCTTCAGGCATTAGTTAGTGTTTTATCTTATGTGATG
It encodes the following:
- a CDS encoding YkgJ family cysteine cluster protein, with product MLTKNALRGDIKSLEALLDFLEKFNAPISKFAMYSILYQVIMNNFLDLGKYCEECGGKCCKLGLPVPVYHFDYKELKARLSKEELKNLRKHNGFYTLSRPCPFQDSWKCKIHEFKPYACMSYPFATEDEQKDVMESYKDGIPDFKVPDFCIAGKKVKEFMDEIVNKLRVKLGRDPTPREMLNEVLTKF